One Coccinella septempunctata chromosome 8, icCocSept1.1, whole genome shotgun sequence genomic window carries:
- the LOC123318935 gene encoding uncharacterized protein LOC123318935 has protein sequence MGGKWEAAVKSFKYHLARATKDQPFTMEELITLLTQIEAILNSRPLEPLSDDPEDCSALTPGHFLIGTALNTVPEPSLEDLSTSRLSRWQLIQQRTQQFWSKWSTQFLQRQLSISKWHHPAHDIKVGSLVLLTDERLPPCKWPLGRVMAVHPGTNGLVRVVTLKTSTSTLTRPISKLAILPVSTPDEARKNFNPSSLLDN, from the coding sequence ATGGGAGGAAAATGGGAAGCAGCAGTGAAGTCTTTCAAATACCACCTCGCCCGGGCTACCAAGGATCAGCCATTCACCATGGAAGAGCTGATCACACTCCTCACCCAGATCGAAGCCATCCTCAATTCAAGACCTCTCGAACCACTCAGCGATGATCCTGAAGACTGCTCCGCTCTCACACCAGGCCACTTCTTAATAGGTACAGCTCTGAACACCGTACCTGAGCCATCTCTCGAAGACCTCTCGACTTCTCGACTGTCAAGATGGCAGTTAATTCAGCAACGCACCCAGCAGTTCTGGTCCAAATGGTCAACTCAATTTCTACAACGTCAACTCTCCATCTCAAAGTGGCACCATCCAGCCCATGACATAAAGGTTGGTTCACTAGTACTCCTCACCGATGAAAGATTACCTCCTTGCAAGTGGCCATTAGGGCGAGTAATGGCTGTGCACCCAGGGACAAACGGCCTTGTTCGTGTCGTCACTCTCAAGACCTCCACGTCCACTCTAACCAGACCGATCTCGAAGTTGGCAATTCTGCCAGTGTCCACTCCAGACGAAGCAAGAAAGAATTTCAACCCCTCAAGTCTTCTCGATAACTAA